A part of Eubacterium sp. AB3007 genomic DNA contains:
- a CDS encoding thiamine diphosphokinase, producing MSKAIIVTGYLDSPHLLNTDLPEKAFVICADKGLLIARELGLRPDLLIGDYDSMAEPQDQDVIKLPTVKDMTDTEAAIDLAISRGFTELTVVGGLGGRFDHTMGNIGVLKKYLDKPVSICLVDGQNKVCLKAPGCFAVAPEIYRYLGLIAYDSPCTKLCVSGTRYPLRDHTLTNDTSLGVSNEITEEQAHISFTSGTLLVILSRDRG from the coding sequence CAGCCCTCATCTACTGAATACGGATCTACCAGAAAAGGCGTTTGTGATCTGCGCAGACAAGGGACTTCTCATCGCCCGAGAACTGGGTCTGAGACCGGACCTTCTCATCGGGGACTACGACTCCATGGCGGAGCCCCAGGATCAGGATGTGATCAAGCTCCCCACCGTCAAGGATATGACCGACACAGAGGCTGCCATCGATCTTGCGATCTCCCGTGGATTCACGGAGCTGACAGTAGTGGGAGGCCTGGGCGGCCGGTTCGATCACACCATGGGCAACATCGGCGTACTGAAAAAGTATCTGGATAAGCCGGTCAGCATTTGCCTGGTGGATGGTCAGAACAAGGTCTGCCTGAAGGCCCCCGGATGCTTTGCGGTCGCTCCAGAGATATATAGATACCTGGGTCTCATCGCCTACGATAGCCCCTGCACAAAGCTTTGTGTCAGCGGTACCAGATACCCGCTCAGAGATCATACCCTGACCAACGACACATCTCTGGGCGTCAGCAACGAGATCACGGAGGAGCAGGCCCATATTTCGTTCACTTCCGGCACCCTTCTGGTCATCCTCTCCCGGGACAGGGGTTGA